From the Bacillus carboniphilus genome, one window contains:
- a CDS encoding replication protein, translating to MFKGFESPNYTQIPNEYLEYTFSHECDLTKVEMQIMNYIMRSTFGWQKSEYSFVCSVSDIQVLLNIQKRQVITNAMSRLTEEKKFLEKKLVGDLPQESRTRIEAQLKKKLKANQFLYRLNIIDNHMPWDVSIDPTSKITDMNERKESFNDKGKRAKSN from the coding sequence ATGTTTAAAGGTTTTGAAAGTCCAAATTACACGCAAATTCCAAATGAATATTTAGAGTACACGTTTTCTCATGAGTGCGATCTAACAAAGGTTGAAATGCAAATCATGAACTACATAATGAGATCCACTTTTGGATGGCAAAAAAGCGAATACTCCTTTGTATGCTCTGTATCAGATATACAAGTTTTACTAAACATACAAAAGCGTCAGGTCATCACCAACGCAATGAGTAGATTAACAGAAGAGAAAAAATTTCTAGAGAAGAAATTAGTTGGTGATCTACCCCAAGAATCAAGAACAAGAATTGAAGCGCAGCTGAAAAAGAAATTAAAAGCGAATCAATTTTTGTATCGTTTAAACATCATTGATAATCACATGCCATGGGATGTTTCAATTGATCCAACATCAAAAATAACGGACATGAATGAGCGTAAAGAATCCTTTAATGACAAGGGGAAAAGAGCAAAAAGCAACTAG
- a CDS encoding MerR family transcriptional regulator, protein MDLAYTTKEVASTLDIGESTLRKWSVALEKGGYPFIKNDKGYRSYLERDIIVLRKFKELVKVKSVSLESATELVMARVNEESLAKGTGVALSLDSLTQERSLADQGEINKELLEHFRKQEEVNKRLVEMIQEQGEMIKNQQNYIDERLNKHDQMLVQSMRDNMETRKQIAAAEEPKKGFWGKLFGR, encoded by the coding sequence ATGGATTTAGCATATACAACAAAAGAAGTAGCAAGCACTTTAGATATAGGTGAAAGCACTCTTAGAAAATGGTCTGTTGCTCTAGAGAAAGGCGGTTACCCGTTCATTAAGAACGACAAAGGTTACCGCTCGTATTTAGAGCGAGATATTATTGTGCTACGAAAATTCAAAGAGTTAGTAAAAGTGAAAAGTGTATCCCTAGAGAGCGCAACAGAACTAGTCATGGCAAGGGTTAATGAAGAGTCGCTCGCAAAGGGAACGGGTGTCGCTCTCTCTTTAGATTCGCTAACACAAGAACGCTCTCTAGCCGATCAAGGAGAAATCAATAAAGAATTGCTTGAGCATTTCAGAAAACAAGAAGAAGTGAATAAAAGGTTAGTTGAAATGATTCAAGAGCAAGGTGAAATGATCAAAAATCAACAAAACTACATAGACGAACGATTGAACAAACATGATCAGATGTTAGTACAGTCTATGAGGGATAATATGGAGACTCGAAAACAAATAGCAGCCGCCGAAGAACCGAAGAAAGGGTTTTGGGGGAAGTTGTTTGGGAGGTAG
- a CDS encoding ParM/StbA family protein codes for MIIGVEAANSFVKLKAPGDNEDYYLNTRKELIAEEEGHLLGEDKEKQTVFEIDGSRFIVGDPKGVSSTDRSEERYKDKKYKHETLAAVATQISDGQKVSIVTGLPADHYKKKYLHDDVINNLKGNHTVFVDGERKKFNIDRVHVMLQPLGSLMYYIFNFDGTVRKGREHLLKAKILVIDIGFGTTDVVEVDSMQPSESEGIDVGMINATKFFSTIIKNEFPRINGLPDGLQLDQTMRYKDMIMAGGVEYDIKEMKNKAYSLTADEILSKVGVKGFNLNQYDLVLFTGGGVEALRDQLKIKLEGTNARRLEKSQMANAYGYYTYGVIKL; via the coding sequence ATGATCATTGGAGTTGAAGCAGCAAACAGCTTTGTGAAATTAAAAGCGCCTGGAGATAACGAAGATTACTATTTGAACACAAGAAAAGAGCTAATTGCTGAAGAAGAAGGTCATCTTTTAGGTGAAGATAAAGAGAAACAAACGGTATTTGAGATTGATGGTTCTCGTTTTATTGTAGGTGACCCGAAAGGTGTTAGCTCTACAGATCGGTCAGAAGAACGTTATAAAGATAAGAAGTATAAACATGAAACATTAGCAGCTGTAGCAACTCAAATATCAGACGGTCAAAAAGTTAGCATTGTAACTGGACTTCCTGCTGACCATTACAAAAAGAAATATCTACATGATGACGTGATAAATAACTTAAAGGGTAATCATACAGTATTTGTAGACGGAGAGCGTAAAAAGTTTAACATTGATCGTGTCCATGTCATGCTACAACCGTTAGGATCATTGATGTACTACATTTTTAATTTTGATGGGACTGTACGAAAAGGAAGAGAACACTTACTAAAAGCGAAAATCTTAGTAATTGATATTGGTTTTGGTACGACTGACGTTGTAGAAGTTGATTCTATGCAACCATCTGAATCAGAAGGAATTGACGTTGGGATGATAAACGCAACTAAGTTCTTTTCAACTATCATTAAAAATGAATTTCCTAGAATCAACGGACTTCCAGATGGATTACAACTAGATCAAACCATGAGATATAAGGATATGATCATGGCTGGTGGAGTCGAATATGACATCAAAGAAATGAAGAACAAAGCATATAGTTTAACTGCCGATGAAATTCTTTCTAAAGTTGGTGTTAAAGGATTCAACTTGAATCAATACGATCTTGTTTTGTTTACTGGTGGTGGCGTTGAAGCTCTTAGAGATCAACTTAAAATAAAATTAGAAGGTACAAATGCTAGACGACTTGAAAAGTCGCAAATGGCCAATGCATACGGCTATTATACGTATGGGGTGATTAAGCTTTGA